The following proteins are encoded in a genomic region of Fusarium keratoplasticum isolate Fu6.1 chromosome 9, whole genome shotgun sequence:
- a CDS encoding F-box domain-containing protein: protein MRNPFRRRNKKDKLANGRQGSDAGVVPDEFRPPGAGRPPLFPPTRGSAYLLAHLPPNVLQRIFAFVCPHARDESYETCEGSASASDSTCMLCDLRDLAHCAQVCRVWRQNAVKVLYHSVRIDAVHYCPLEAWLAERRKKTHRFDRNGIPEDPAQARLRLLRRTVRDDPTRIGKLVEYLKMPYMLRESSQVELAQTIAVLPNLKYVDLPEGMFCDDPSFATLRLEVQARCPNLRKMTYVGGSERSFTMLATGQVWPRIEVLELNNLNIDPMTIRAVLGNLTHLQALKVSETPGLTDEVLSSSDGMPTLPPMKELVLKDTPGVTLRGLIEYLAWQETQQALTVLTLKDTGVHPATLQEILTMASSLKTLAIQTNVVEQFPNSSKIRPLASRTLETLRFEISGASSGPFASVTQGYYTYLASSILGGGFPRLRRLYVHDDTFPDQLQGLPPPNAAFAGGHVRSGSTSSTKSTPAFNLSPAGGNLPPFAPKRPVSNVPPSNKRFSSNNPFARGPSSPPPTHHLEVFTKSDEFGKWNFARIDPIRSAAAPSRRPISSYGLAADVTGLGWDQGDARRSIMVGNGTGGFLAVPGQGGDRDSTGSGLSGEWRPQSSGGEPRGSRDLWR, encoded by the exons ATGCGGAACCCTTTTCGGCGCCGGAACAAGAAGGATAAACTCGCCAACGGCCGCCAAGGCTCCGACGCCGGTGTCGTCCCCGACGAGTTCCGGCCCCCGGGCGCCGGCCGACCGCCTCTGTTCCCTCCGACTCGCGGCTCTGCCTACCTACTCGCTCACCTCCCGCCCAACGTCCTCCAGCGCATATTCGCCTTTGTCTGCCCGCACGCCCGAGATGAGAGCTACGAGACTTGCGAGGGTAGCGCGAGCGCAAGCGATAGCACATGTATGCTCTGTGACTTGCGCGACCTAGCGCATTGCGCCCAGGTCTGCCGCGTCTGGCGTCAAAACGCCGTCAAGGTCTT ATACCATAGCGTCCGCATTGATGCCGTCCACTACTGTCCCCTTGAGGCATGGCTGGCCGAGAGACGTAAAAAGACACACCGATTCGATCGCAATGGCATCCCAGAGGATCCTGCCCAGGCCCGTCtgcgcctcctccgccgTACCGTTCGCGACGACCCGACACGCATCGGCAAGCTGGTCGAGTACCTCAAGATGCCCTACATGCTGCGCGAGTCCTCCCAGGTCGAGCTTGCCCAGACCATAGCTGTACTTCCGAACCTCAAATACGTCGACCTGCCCGAGGGCATGTTCTGCGACGACCCGAGCTTTGCTACCCTACGCCTTGAAGTCCAAGCCCGATGCCCCAACCTCCGCAAGATGACATACGTGGGCGGTTCCGAGCGGAGCTTTACCATGCTTGCCACAGGGCAGGTCTGGCCTCGCATTGAGGTGCTTGAGCTTAATAATCTCAACATCGATCCCATGACCATCCGAGCTGTGCTTGGGAACCTCACCCATTTGCAAGCTCTAAAGGTGTCTGAAACTCCAGGCCTCACAGACGAGGTTCTATCATCATCAGACGGGATGCCCACCCTACCCCCAATGAAGGAACTGGTGCTCAAGGACACGCCTGGTGTGACCTTGAGGGGGCTCATTGAGTATCTGGCGTGGCAGGAGACGCAGCAGGCTCTGACGGTCCTGACCCTCAAAGATACTGGCGTTCACCCTGCCACTCTGCAGGAGATTCTCACAATGGCCTCGTCTCTCAAGACGCTTGCTATTCAGACAAACGTTGTCGAACAGTTTCCCAACTCTTCCAAAATCCGTCCTCTTGCATCCAGGACATTGGAGACACTACGATTCGAAATCTCCGGAGCTTCATCCGGTCCCTTTGCGAGCGTAACGCAAGGTTATTATACCTATCTTGCCTCGTCTATCCTAGGAGGAGGCTTTCCCAGGCTTCGGAGACTATATGTTCATGACGACACCTTCCCGGACCAGCTTCAAGGACTCCCACCTCCCAACGCCGCCTTTGCTGGAGGCCATGTCCGCTCCGGCTCTACATCGTCGACCAAGTCGACTCCTGCATTCAATCTCTCGCCAGCTGGTGGAAATCTCCCTCCCTTTGCGCCTAAGCGGCCAGTTTCCAACGTACCTCCTTCCAACAAACGCTTCAGTTCCAACAACCCCTTTGCCCGCggcccctcttctcctcctccgacacATCATCTAGAAGTCTTCACCAAGAGTGACGAGTTTGGTAAGTGGAACTTTGCTCGGATTGACCCTATTCGGTCTGCCGCAGCCCCGTCTCGTCGGCCGATCAGTAGCTATGGGCTGGCGGCCGACGTTACGGGGTTGGGGTGGGATCAGGGTGATGCCCGGCGAAGCATCATGGTTGGCAACGGAACTGGTGGCTTCCTAGCCGTGCCAGGTCAGGGGGGCGATCGTGACAGTACGGGCAGTGGGCTATCTGGGGAATGGCGGCCTCAAAGCAGTGGAGGGGAGCCTCGAGGCAGTCGAGATCTGTGGAGATGA